Genomic DNA from Prunus persica cultivar Lovell chromosome G1, Prunus_persica_NCBIv2, whole genome shotgun sequence:
attgaaaattacatagacTTCTAAAATGACGGAATTTAGATTaccatcatttcaatttttggcaattgaagatttcaatgtttgaatttatatatatcgaattttgtaaatgacataattttataaatggcaccatggaaattgtgaaatgatgcttatttttgtggaaattaAACTTTGACATTTGATGCCCCAATTTCCACGATTTTTTACACACGTTATTTAATAAGTTACGTGCTTGAGTTGCCAAACAAAAGAATTGCCAATTTCTCCTCTTAAATTCCCAacttttagctaaattccAACTTATTTTCCCTTATCACTTTTAGCTAATTAGGAAATTCATGCTGAGTCccattaccaaaaaaaagagttaaTTAAAgcatttgagttttttttttttttttcttcaaaaaaatgCCTCAAAGGACTGATCAATTAATTGCATGCAGCTCCTGTGAATGCCGAGAGGAAGTTGCAGGGATTGCAAAATGCATCAAACTCTGAAGAATTGGAAGTAAAGAGGTCTGACTTCTCAAGCGATTTCGTGTTTGGAGTCTGTACTGCTGCTGCACAGGTTCACCATTAACTCCAGTTGTAAATCTGTTATACTCATTTCATTTCTATCCTTTtttattgtgtgtgtgtgtgtgtgtatttttatGTACCTATTATGATATGCCACTACTGGGTGCAGATTGAAGGATCAGCAAAAGAAGCAGGAAAAGGACCAAGTGTTTGGGACCACCATATTGAGAAATACCCAGGTTCATATCCACAAACTGTTTACGTAAAAATTGCTTTAGTTTACCAACTTATTTTATgctcattttcttctctgttaTTTTCCTTTACATTTTAGAAAGAATTCAGGACGGCTCTAACCTTACATCCATCGATTCATATAAGCGATACAAGGTGAGTAAGAGCTAGCaatattttcatcttcttttttttttgggcatatATCTGACCGAGCtatattaaatttgtaattaCAGGAAGATGTGAAGGCTCTGAAGGACCTTGGAGTTGATTCTTATAGATTTTCTATCTCCTGGACCAGGATTCTTCCTAGTAAGAATATTCTCTCATTAACTGGTTTGGTTAGAAATGTAAGAGAGGATGAAAAGAATGGCTTTAAGTTTACTGTAGAGATTTGTTACATATTAGACTTGATCTCTCCTAATTAAACTCATTGCTTCaattgtttgaaattttggacaTGTAGAAGGAACTTTGAGTGGTGGAGTAAACCAGGAAGGCATTGACCACTACAACAGCTTGATTGATGAATTACTCAAGAACGGTAAGAAGCTCGATATTTTATATGAACATAATTGCTTTTAGTGGTAAGATCTTAGTCGTGTAAACTCTTGTTTTTTCGATTACCCTTTTCACATACAATGCTatattttcttataatttgtCTAGAACTTGATTACATATATATCTAGAATCCTATGTTATGATGTATGATGCTCTATTTTCTTAGAGTTTGTGTAATTCTATGTTTTGATGCAGGCATCACACCTTATGTGACCATATTACACTTCGACCCTCCACAAGCTTTGACAGACAAGTATGGAGGTGTCCTAAATCGCTCTTTCGTGTAAGCAAGCACTTTTCTCTTGTTATACCAACTACTTCCCATCTCTGGATCAAATACGAAAGTTAATTATGTATTATCGAATGCCATTCCGCATGCTAATTATGTTTGGATTATGacataaattaattttcaggGATGATTTCAAGGATTACAGTGAACTTTGTTTTAAAACCTATGGAGATAGGGTCAAGAATTGGATTACAATCAATGAGCCATATATTATGGCTAAGAATGGTTATGACTTGGGAGTTGCTCCACCAGCCAGGTGTTCTGTACGAGCACGTTTTCCATGTACGGTTGGTAATTCTGCTACTGAACCTTACATTGTGAGCCATAACCTTCTCCTTGCCCATGCTACAGTCGTCAAGCTCTACAAAGACAAGTTTCAAGTGAGCCCTGTGCATCAAATTCAAGATTAAATAAGTCTCTAATTTTCATTGATGAATAATGTCTAGTTTTCTCTAGGCACAACAAGGTGGACAAATTGGAATCAGTCTTGTTGGACCATATTATGAGCCTTATTCAGATTCAGCAGAAGACAAAGCTGCAGTAAAGAGAATTATGGACTTTGAACTTGGATGGTTAGTAAATCCATTTTAAATTCATCTTCATCAATTAATTACTTGCCAATTGAGTAATTTGTACTTCTTCTCAATCAATATTAAGTTAACACACACAAATGagtatgtttgttttcttatttaggtaCATGGAGCCATTAGTATACGGAGATTATCCCAAGTCTATGAGAGATTTAGTCAAGGACAGGCTACCCACTTTCAcccaagaagagaagaaattgcTCAAGGGATCCTCCGATTTTATCGGCATCAATTACTATACCACAAGATATGTTAAAAACCAACCAGCAAGTACAGCTAAAGCAGTCGCCTATCGCTTCGATTCTTTAACATTATCTAACTTGACCGAAAGTAAATAAATCTACATTGCCCTGTATTTACCACCACTACTGTGCTTGTTTGTGTGTTCTTTTTCTCTGCAGGCGTTTCTATGTATGAatgatagatagatagatagacaAAAGCCTGACATGATTTTGGTTTTCCTCATGTTGTGATTGTTGCAGACATAGATGGAGTCTCAATTGGTCCTTTGGTAAGAATAATGATACGAACACTATTGCAGTTATCATGTTTATAAATG
This window encodes:
- the LOC18790233 gene encoding beta-glucosidase 24, with protein sequence MASSSPFCRILQGICAIALIASLSQAPVNAERKLQGLQNASNSEELEVKRSDFSSDFVFGVCTAAAQIEGSAKEAGKGPSVWDHHIEKYPERIQDGSNLTSIDSYKRYKEDVKALKDLGVDSYRFSISWTRILPKGTLSGGVNQEGIDHYNSLIDELLKNGITPYVTILHFDPPQALTDKYGGVLNRSFVDDFKDYSELCFKTYGDRVKNWITINEPYIMAKNGYDLGVAPPARCSVRARFPCTVGNSATEPYIVSHNLLLAHATVVKLYKDKFQAQQGGQIGISLVGPYYEPYSDSAEDKAAVKRIMDFELGWYMEPLVYGDYPKSMRDLVKDRLPTFTQEEKKLLKGSSDFIGINYYTTRYVKNQPASTAKAVAYRFDSLTLSNLTENIDGVSIGPLAEGSIFVITHPEGLQKLLEFMKENYQSPKIIITENGITEAKNDKRGLDVALKDPHRIQSILWHLYRIKMAIKNGVNVKGYFHYTLNDDFEWGEGFIPRFGLYYVDYKDNLKRIPKDSAKWLPKFLKGEA